One Plasmodium cynomolgi strain B DNA, chromosome 12, whole genome shotgun sequence genomic region harbors:
- a CDS encoding trafficking protein particle complex 2 (putative), with the protein MSRNSVSGPATTYQVYVLTIIGKGDIPLYEADLSLNGKKDISEHLAQFIIHQSLDSVDVLVWKSTSFFLKTVDSFNNYSVSAYCTTGHIKFLLLHKSKNEVNSSGGSSSTGGPTIYVPSDENIRSFFEIVHENYIKVLLNPLYEPNGMITSSLFDQNVHLAAKRFLY; encoded by the coding sequence ATGAGTCGAAACAGCGTGAGCGGCCCTGCAACGACGTACCAGGTGTACGTGCTGACAATAATCGGAAAAGGAGATATCCCCTTGTACGAAGCCGACCTATCcttgaatggaaaaaaggacattTCAGAACATCTAGCCCAGTTCATAATTCATCAGTCATTAGATTCTGTAGATGTCCTAGTATGGAAAAGTAcaagcttttttttaaaaacggtAGATTCGTTTAACAACTATTCCGTGTCAGCATACTGTACTACAGGACatatcaaatttttattacttcaTAAGAGCAAGAATGAGGTCAACAGTAGTGGGGGTAGTAGTAGTACAGGTGGACCCACCATCTATGTTCCGTCCGATGAGAATATCCGATCCTTTTTCGAGATCGTTCacgaaaattatattaaggTGTTATTGAACCCGCTGTATGAACCCAACGGAATGATTACTAGTTCTTTGTTTGACCAGAATGTACATTTGGCGGCGAAGCGCTTCCTGTAC